The Gossypium hirsutum isolate 1008001.06 chromosome A03, Gossypium_hirsutum_v2.1, whole genome shotgun sequence genome contains the following window.
cttttatttaaaaaattggacaaattagttcttatatattagatcaaaagcAACctgatcatttttattaaattttttatccaTTTCTAATATGAAAAATTGGTGTAACTGACAAAATAACTAAACAGTTAATCGTGAAGTGTAACTGTACCTGATGTTGAGATACAATATCAGTTTTcaatagtaaaaatggatgaaaatttgtACAGAAAGACCAGTTTGCTCTTTCATCTAatgtatagagactaatttgcttattttttttagtagatggggcaaaatgcaatccggTTACTAATACAAGGGTCTCTATGGTATTTTCACCTAAACATAAGAAACGTATGATAGAACGAGAGGGTCGATAAGTCTTAAATCGTACCTGGCCATGATCCTCCATTGTGGTAACTCCACCGGGTGTTTTTGGGGTCACATCCTGTTATAATCCGCCATTCGTGAGTTTCCATGGCTGGATAACAAACCTTTAATGGCATTTCTCCGACCAACTCTTCCCAGCGTGATTCTATAAGATCCATGATGGCAGTTGATTGTTCGGGAGTAGCCAATGACGATAGAATTGCGATGCAATTACCTAAGCAGAACCAACGGAAATCCATTCTTGCAGGGCTAACGTTACCGATAAAGTAGCCACCATAAACTGGCATAAAATCGAAAACCCATTCTGGAAGAGAGTCAGGCATTACGTTAAACTTGTTAACTGCGGTGTGAGAGTACTCTTCCGTCTTAAACCGATATATGTCATTGAGTTGCTTCAAGTCGAGCCAAAAGTAACTTCTCATATGATAGCTTAAGGCATGCAGGCGTTTAACTATACGTTCTATGAACTCCTTTCCTTCATCATCTTGCTTGAGTAGAAGCAAAGCACATCTCAAAGCCATAAAGAAAAGAGCTTGGATTTCGATGGGATAGCCATATACACCCTTTAGAAACGATGAGAAGCAGTAATTGAAACTTAAAATAGGAATGCGGTGCTGAAACTAATTTCCCATAACAAATCGAAGACCTAATGTACAAGCCTTTAGACTCTTATTGTATAAGCACTATCATATATAAAACAACCCAAAATAAAAGCATGTTATCAGGCTCAACCACTAGAAGATTATTTGAGATAAAGGACTACCCACTACTTTCATTTTGGATCAAATAATCATcaccatttcaaatataaaattgcTAGTGGCCCATATAGTAAACAATAGTTgagtaaactataaaaaatagaaCAATAGATGGAGTGCTACTTTTTTAAGGCACATACCATTATATAGATGCAAGAAGATATACTAAAAAAAGGAATGTCAAGCAAGTAATATTATACTTTTAGTTATAGAAATAGGCAAAACTCTATTTAATGCTAGTGCTATATGTGCTGTGAAAAACTCACCATTCTACGATCAATCATGCAGCAACCATCGGCACAGAGAAGGGTTGGAAATGTGTCGAATCCCTCTGAGAGACATAAACTCAGAATTAGGCGCATACCCTTCTGGCATTCGGGCAACTCAGCCAATGAAGTGTCTCCAGTAGACTTTGTATATGCTCGAAGTAAAATAATCCACCAAAATCCAGAATCAACAGGAGCAACTCTTCCTATTGCACTCTCACCAAAATCTGCAATTAATGTCTCATTGTTCCTAACTGGGTCATGGAGCACTTTAAAACTAGCTGGCATTACTCCTTCTCCTAACTGAAACCtatcgatctttttctcccatGATTGAAGGCGAAGAGTCTTCAAAATGAAGTTCTTTACTATTTCTGGTTCCCCATTCATCAAAAAAGCCAATGCACTAGGGACAAAGTCTCTCACAAAGACCTTTGGAGAAAACATAAGCAATAACATTAAGACCTCGTTACAAACCAGAACATTTATTGGAAATTCACAAAGTCAGTCTCATAGGAGGTTCAAGAAATAGAATGCTTAATAAAGAAATACAAATCAAATGGATAAAATCATCACATAAATCTAAAAAGAAAACAGACTATATTTAACATTGCTAACATTAAAATGAAAGAGATGAAAAGAACTAGATATATTCACCTATTAAATCAATAACAACAAATGTTATTTCAAATCATACAAACAGGAAAAACGAAAATACCTCTATAACTTGCACCATATAGCAGtcaaagtaaataataaaggTCAGAAGAACCAGCATGAGGCAAAGAAACAGAGACTAGCAGTGCAAAATATGATAACGGTATCTTCTACTTAGGAATTAGGCATTATTTATTAGCTATTGCTCAGAAAAAGAGCCACAGAACTGCAAAAGATGAAGAAATAGACAATTAACTCAACTCTTAAACTGAAGATTTTTCATATTGCATCACCATGGCCACTATAATTATCAGCTCTCATGACAAAGAGAGCATACGTATACGCAAATTGAACTAATTTCACTCTTAACTGAGATAGAGTTACAAGAAAAGAGAGTGCTCACCTGATCATAGTTTAGGTTTTCTTCAGTAGTATCCAATGCTGCAATAGTCCCGACCGGTTGACCACGAAAATACACCAATGACCTTCTCAAGGCTTCCCAAGCTTCGGCAACCATCGGATGCGGGTCAAAACCAATTTGTGACCTCGGTGTACTAAAACCTGACCTTCTACCCAACGGTGAACAAATAGAATCCAATTGCTCAAAAAAGCGAGATGAATTAAGATCAATGGCTCTGGTAGCATGACGCGGAGATATCCCAATCGATAATTCACTGAGCGACCTCTCATCAAGTGATCTCTGTCTGTCTATATTCAAAAGCCTAGGCTTCTCTAACAGCTTTGAGAAATCACATTCTTCATATTCAGCCAGGGGGCAGAGAATATCCTCAGCTTTTACGTTtttattctgattctgattctgattcacATCCACATCCACATCCGGTGTCGACATTTTccgaattgtatatatatattctaaacgCTAAAGACAAAATGATGTAACCGAATTCTGATTCAAATCTTCTACAACCTAAAATCCGAAGTAAATAACAggattcaaaattttcaaatcatttaACACTTGAAATTGCATGTTAAATTGCAGCTCCAAAACGAAAACAACTCATTAACTAACAAAATTTAGTTAACAGATCAAAAACCTACAAGGCCATAAAATTCCTGGATTAAACAGACGAATCGATGACTAATTCGGCTAGTTCAATTCAATTCCATCATGCTTTGCTTCTAATCAAACAGAAATATTCACTTCTATATCATTATCAACATATATCATTTCGcgcaaaaaaaaatcactaaattcAAATCTTAATACACATTTAGGTTAACAAaatcaataagaaaaaaaagacgAACAGAAATGATGAGTTTAAGATCATAAAAACAGTGTTGCATGCATCATATATGCTAATATTTTCATcgtaaaatcatataaaaatggaaaaaaatattttaaaaaaaaacactaaccTGCTTAGAGCAAAGGCTTATACTCTGTCGAGGATccagaaaagaaaaggagaaaaaattttgaagaaataatCTCAGTTTGAAGAGTGAGGATGGAAATATATAGTACTAGAAGTATTTAtgtaattatgaatttaaatatataatatacatagaAATATCCCATTTGATAATTGATGAGGCTGATGGGTTAACCGGCTTAACCAGTAAACCTCGTTAAGGGAATAAGTATAAGGTGACTGGCAGCTGGGTATTCTTAAAaaggccaagaagcttgaaacaaTCACATGTACGAATTGCATGTAGTTTTTGGTTTTTCTCGGGTTTAGTAGGTGAAGggtgaaaatgaaatataattatataataaaaccaaattaatataaaacttaattggatgaaaattcatcaaatgatttttactatagtaaaattttttatattttttaaacgattaaattaattttttataattttttaagagttaAAGCAAGAGAGTAGCTAGGGAGTTGATAAGGCTCTGTTTatcctaaaatgaattttttttatttaattattttcacaattttaaaatttaaaattagtaaaggtaaatttGTACTTTGaccccttaaaaatataaaattttaatttaatcttttaaaaattataaagatatagtctattaaaatggtgaaattatatttttactatcgtaaaaattataatttaattttggccaCCCCTTGAAAAGATTTTTTAACTTCACCCTTAGGCTAAAAggtaattttactattactattttaaaattttataaattataaatatgtctaaataaaaaaatttctacttTAGAGGAGGCTAGGGACAAGGGCTATGACTCCATCCTAGATTCAAGGGCGGAAGAAAGGATAAAAAACCTTGACCCtctaatataatgataaaattacactttaatttcTCAATTGAGTTTTACTTTAAAACAATTTtcgataaaaaattaatattttaatagccGTCAGCTTATGAAAATGACATGTTTATA
Protein-coding sequences here:
- the LOC107927959 gene encoding probable alkaline/neutral invertase B; translated protein: MSTPDVDVDVNQNQNQNKNVKAEDILCPLAEYEECDFSKLLEKPRLLNIDRQRSLDERSLSELSIGISPRHATRAIDLNSSRFFEQLDSICSPLGRRSGFSTPRSQIGFDPHPMVAEAWEALRRSLVYFRGQPVGTIAALDTTEENLNYDQVFVRDFVPSALAFLMNGEPEIVKNFILKTLRLQSWEKKIDRFQLGEGVMPASFKVLHDPVRNNETLIADFGESAIGRVAPVDSGFWWIILLRAYTKSTGDTSLAELPECQKGMRLILSLCLSEGFDTFPTLLCADGCCMIDRRMGVYGYPIEIQALFFMALRCALLLLKQDDEGKEFIERIVKRLHALSYHMRSYFWLDLKQLNDIYRFKTEEYSHTAVNKFNVMPDSLPEWVFDFMPVYGGYFIGNVSPARMDFRWFCLGNCIAILSSLATPEQSTAIMDLIESRWEELVGEMPLKVCYPAMETHEWRIITGCDPKNTRWSYHNGGSWPVLLWLLTAACVKTGRPQIARRAIEIAEARLLKDHWPEYYDGKLGRYIGKQSRKAQTWSIAGYLVAKMMLEDPSHLGMIAIEEDKQMKPILRRSNSWTL